In Pedobacter sp. WC2423, the following are encoded in one genomic region:
- a CDS encoding tetratricopeptide repeat protein yields the protein MKFLLTIILLFSINTVSFSQNIKDKKAEAQRLINEAGDLLYKPGKIPERNNNVKQSISLAKKAIQLDTSRFVAYELLFGAYMMLKDAKGSINTCSEWLINHPNDLNVRLRRGVIYHRIQKQKLADKDFKFVKNGLVKTHVKITNRLSEKEIAGIVSNAYTYLLIGDRKTSLNSMDSLSKAFPANKKIAQANKEIQNLDIEKSMYETTGF from the coding sequence ATGAAGTTTTTATTAACAATAATATTGCTTTTTTCTATAAATACAGTTTCGTTTAGCCAAAATATCAAGGATAAAAAAGCTGAAGCTCAGAGATTAATTAATGAGGCAGGCGATCTACTTTATAAACCTGGCAAGATTCCAGAAAGAAACAACAACGTTAAACAGAGTATTTCTTTAGCAAAAAAAGCCATTCAATTAGATACTAGCAGATTTGTAGCTTATGAACTTCTATTTGGTGCATATATGATGCTAAAGGATGCTAAAGGAAGTATAAACACTTGCTCGGAATGGTTAATTAATCATCCCAACGATTTAAATGTACGGTTAAGAAGAGGTGTTATTTATCACCGTATCCAAAAACAAAAACTTGCAGATAAGGATTTCAAATTTGTTAAAAATGGATTAGTTAAAACACATGTAAAAATTACGAATAGGCTATCAGAGAAAGAAATAGCTGGTATTGTGTCAAATGCATATACCTATCTTTTAATTGGAGATAGAAAAACCTCTTTAAATTCAATGGATAGCCTTTCTAAAGCATTTCCAGCTAATAAAAAAATTGCTCAAGCCAATAAAGAAATTCAAAATTTGGATATAGAGAAAAGCATGTACGAAACCACAGGTTTTTAA
- a CDS encoding DUF3050 domain-containing protein, producing MNHHIARIQQVIEPLRQEIINHKVYSVINNLDDLKVFMQYHVYAVWDFMSLLKSLQIGLTCTTTPWFPVGNANTRYLINEIVAGEESDVDGAGIRKSHYEMYLEAMAQCGADITAIHKFAENLKETGSLTTAYQAAGVPEEARQFVDFTFQVIDSGKSHLQSAAFTFGREDLIPHMFISIVGDLNKKFPDQLSLIKYYLDRHIEVDGDHHSHLALEMTAELCGDDEAAWRAAEEVTIASLQQRINLWNGVYNEITGTK from the coding sequence ATGAATCATCATATCGCAAGAATACAGCAGGTAATCGAACCCTTAAGACAAGAGATTATCAACCATAAAGTTTATTCAGTAATCAATAATCTGGATGATCTCAAAGTTTTTATGCAATACCATGTTTATGCGGTATGGGACTTTATGTCATTGCTTAAATCCTTACAAATTGGTTTAACCTGTACAACTACGCCCTGGTTTCCTGTAGGGAATGCAAATACAAGGTATCTGATCAATGAAATCGTTGCTGGTGAAGAATCAGATGTAGATGGAGCTGGTATCCGTAAAAGTCATTATGAGATGTATCTGGAGGCGATGGCACAATGTGGTGCTGATATTACAGCGATCCATAAATTTGCAGAGAATTTAAAAGAAACCGGATCATTGACCACTGCTTATCAAGCAGCAGGAGTACCGGAAGAAGCACGTCAGTTTGTGGACTTTACTTTCCAGGTTATTGATAGCGGAAAATCTCATTTGCAATCTGCTGCTTTTACCTTTGGCAGAGAAGATCTGATTCCGCATATGTTTATTTCTATTGTTGGCGATTTGAATAAGAAATTCCCAGATCAGTTGTCCCTGATCAAATATTATCTGGACAGACATATTGAAGTGGATGGGGATCACCATAGTCACCTTGCGCTGGAAATGACTGCTGAGCTTTGCGGAGATGATGAAGCAGCCTGGAGAGCTGCAGAAGAGGTTACAATAGCTTCATTGCAACAGCGGATCAATCTGTGGAACGGTGTTTATAACGAGATTACAGGGACTAAATAG